In the genome of Dasypus novemcinctus isolate mDasNov1 chromosome 30, mDasNov1.1.hap2, whole genome shotgun sequence, one region contains:
- the LOC131276835 gene encoding olfactory receptor 7A10-like has translation MQRNDTRISEFLLLGLSKEPELQPLLFGLFLSMYLVTCTGNLLIILAIISDTNLHTPMYFFLCNLSLCDICFSSTTVPNMLVSIQTESRVISYGGCITQIYFVLLFAALEDFLLAAMAYDRFVAICHPLHYSVIMNPRICVLLVLGSWIMTVLNSLLQSSLVLQLSFCTHVEIPHFFCEINQMVQLACSDTFIIVIVMYFVAGVLGGGPVAGILFSYSKIVSSICAISKGGKYKAFSTCASHLLVVSLFYCTGIGVYLSSAASHNTKSVAPASVMYTVVTPMLNPFIYSLRNKDIKGALKKFFGWKI, from the coding sequence ATGCAAAGAAATGATACCAGAATCTCAGAATTTCTACTCCTGGGATTATCAAAGGAACCAGAATtgcagcccctcctctttgggctgttcctgtccatgtacctggtcacctgcACTGGAAACCTGCttatcatcctggccatcatctcagacACCAACCTCCatacacccatgtacttcttcctctgcaACCTGTCCCTTTGTGACATTTGTTTCTcctccaccactgtcccaaaCATGCTGGTGAGTATACAGACAGAAAGCAGAGTAATAAGCTATGGTGGATGCATCACCCAGATATATTTTGTCTTGCTCTTTGCAGCATTGGAGGACTTCCTCCTGgctgcaatggcctatgaccgctttgtggccatctgtcatCCCCTGCACTACTCTGTCATCATGAACCCCCGGATCTGTGTCCTGCTGGTTCTGGGGTCATGGATCATGACTGTCCTGAATTCCTTGTTACAGAGCTCACTGGTTTTGCAGTTGTCCTTTTGTACACACGTGGAaatcccccactttttctgtgaaattaATCAGATGGTCCAACTTGCCTGTTCTGACACATTCATCATTGTCATAGTAATGTATTTTGTAGCTGGAGTGCTGGGAGGGGGTCCGGTTGCTGGAATCCTTTTCTCTTATTCTAAGATTGTTTCCTCCATATGTGCAATCTCAAAAGGTGGgaagtataaagcattttccacCTGCGCATCTCACCTCTTGGTGGTCTCCTTATTTTATTGTACGGGCATAGGGGTATACCTTAGTTCTGCCGCTTCACACAATACAAAATCAGTTGCTCCGGCTTCAGTGATGTACACTGTTGTCACACCCATGCTGAACCCTTTCATCTATAGTCTGAGGAATAAAGACATAAAGGGAGCTTTGAAAAAATTCTTTGGATGGAAAATATAA